The Oryctolagus cuniculus chromosome 13, mOryCun1.1, whole genome shotgun sequence sequence CTTTCCAGCGCATGCCACCTGTGTCCTGCTGGCAGCGACCCCAGTGCCGCCCTGAGGAAGGACTGGCAGGCGACGTGGGCCTGGAGGGGAAGGGTGCCTGGTGGAGGGGGGGGTCCCCAAGAACAGCGAGCACATGGCAGCCCCCAGGGCAACAGGAAGATGGCAAAGGAAGAAGCCCGCAGCCCGATAGCCCGGGGGAAGCCATCAGGAACCAGGACAGAGCgggaggaagcagctggggaAACATGGGCCAGGAAGTGGGGGTCTGGGCTCGCAGGCCCACGGCCCGTGGGAGGGCAGCTGCCAGGCTGAACAAGAGACGGCGCGTGACGgctgaggccacagcagcaggacATCCCCACCTCTCGTGCGCACAGCGCCCCGCAGGCTGCCTTACAGCAAAGACCCACCCAACGGGCCAAGTTCAATGCCTGAGGTGCTCTGGGCATCGCAGGGGCCCTCTGAGCAATCGGCTGTGTGTGTGATGGCGTCGGTGCTGCACCCCGGTTGTGGAACCACTCCACGAGCCCCTGGGGGAAGGGGCCGTATTCACCTAACTGAGAAGGTACAGGTGCCCAGCTGGCCGAGAGCCAAGTTCAACTGGACCAACTTCCTCCTTGGTTAGGGCAGGGTGAACTATCAGAGCTCAGTGTGTACCCCAGGTGCACGGGGCTGcgctggggggagagggaggcctGGGCAATTAGGAAGCCGCTTCCCTGCCCAGCAGGGAGAGGTGACATCTGTCTGTGAACTGAATTGAAGGGCTCTGGCGTCTGGCCACCGAGGGTGGGGCTGCTGGACCAAGTTCAGAGTGGACAGACAGCTGCAGGCGTGGGGGAGGCGGCAGGGCGCAGGGCAGGGGACACGCAGCTGCTCCCCACCTGTGTGGAGAATACAGGGCAGGCGACAGCCGGGGCAGGGGGCGTGGCTCCCTGGAGCAGGCAGGGCGGGACAGCAGGGAAGACCAGCTCTCGGCCACAGGCCTCCAGAGGACAAGCCGATGGCTGCGCGTCCCCGCTCACGAGTTACTTTCTGATGCTACTCCCAGAGCAAGCAGAAAGCAGCGAACAAACGGAGAAAGGGCTTGTGTCAGAAACCAGCAGGCAGCACCTGACACCGGACAGAGGCACCGCAGGGCGCCAGGGCAGCCTGACCCTCTGCTAGGGCAAGGTCATGGCCTCCGTGAGAGGCGGAGGAATGGACGAGGAGCTTGTGGTCAGCCTGCCTGTTGCTGCTCTCCTGAATTCACCCAAAGGATCCATGAGAAGAAAGTTCGAGAGAacacagaaggaagcacctgTGTTGGTGCcctgggccggggccgggcccctggcccctggcccctagCCCCCGGCCCCGGCAGGCCCAGTCCACAACTCAGCAGCTTCGCCAGGGGCAGATCAGCCTCCTCTCAGCAGCTGGATTAAATGGGGAGctcggggtgggggcggcggAGGCTGGCCTCGCCATGCCCAGGCACCCAAAAGAGGGGGCGGAAGGGATGGTGGGAAGAGGGAgccccctcccctacccccaggCTCTCAGCGCTCACTGCACGGAGGGAGTCAGCTCCGGGTGCAGGAAGTGGGTCCCTGTGTCTGTATCAGACCAGCCTGGAAGCCACGCAGAGCAGTCTGGGAACGTTCCAGAAGAAAGCATGACCCCGGTGCAGGGTGGGAggtgcaggccagggctggggtgggggtgcaggccaGGGCCCGGGGCTACCTTGATGGTGGTGGTGCTGCGCTCCTCGTACTTGCACTCGCACAGCAGGCAGTAGGCCTCCACGTCATGGCCCGGCACCGGCATGGGTTCCACCACGTGCAGGCAGTTGCTGCAACACAGAGACAGGGCCATGGGGCgggcagcagggagccggggCAGGGGCCGGCCCAGGTGAGGCTGCTTCCGGGGAGGGCAGGGGGTTCCAAAGCGCCACACAGAAGCCCACAGTCCAACCCCCGACCCCGGCCACCAGCTCCCCTCCCGCCAAGCTTTCGCCAGTGGGCGCCTGGAGCTCCAGCTCAGAGGCGGGCGGGGCTCAGCTCACAATCTTGCCAGGCCCCTCTGCCCTCCTGAGCTGACCCTCACATAAGTCCAGTGGCCTGCGGGGTCCAACCTGAGGGTTCCAAAGGGAACACAAACCCCGTGCCCACCCCCGTCACCATCCAGTCCCTAGTCCCGCAGTCTCAGCGGCTGGGTCCCCAAGGGCAGAGCACCCCTCTGCTGACCGGTCAAACCCAGGGACGCCTCTCACCCACAATCTCAGTGGAGGCCCGCACCAGCTCTCCCTGGGGACAGCCgacccagcctcctgccactCGCCCACCTCCGGTTTGCCCCCAGCCAATGCCACCTGCACACGGCAGCCAAGGGACCTCACCGACGCAGAAGCCTGGTCCCATCAGTCCCCAGCTCTAACCGGCAGGTGAACTGACCTgctcttcctgccacctccctcaCGGCACTCCTGACCCCTCCAGccacgccccagccccagcggGCCCTAGGATTGGAAGGTGAtgcaggcaggtgctggggcaggaggggaggggggccagCAGACTCCCCACCAGGCCACAGTGTGAGGATGGTGGTGGGCCAGCTGGGAAGCGCCAACCCATTCTTCTGTTCCGTTTCTCCCAGGGGAAAGCTCCCCGGGGTCAGGAGACAGGAAGATGGAGCGGAAACATTTCTGAGTCTCCGGCTCTCCCAGGAGCCAGTGGGACCCTCCCGGGGGTCTCCCTTCACTGGCTCTGGGGATCAGTGTTGTCCCAAGGCGGGAGGGGCAGACAGGAAGGGAGGCGGCTAAAGAGAAACACGAGCTGGTCAATTCCGGGTCCCTCCTCCTACTCTGAATGCAGGGCACGCATTGAACCCCACAGGCATTGAACCCCACAGGCCGACCTTGCTCCACGCTTTTCAAGCGGTAGGTGCCCTGCGGGGTGGCACGGGCCCCCGtgcaggagggtggggggagggaatcCGGTTTTGTCTTTCGCACGTCTGTGTTTCCTCTGCAGATTCTGTTTGTAGAGGAgtccattttatttcatctttaataTTTAGAGGCCAggtctgtggcacagcaggtgaagctgccacctgtgatgccgccATCCCACAGGAGTGCTCatttctggtcccggctgctccacttcccatccagctcaccgctgtggcctgggaaagcagcacaagatggcccaagtccttgggcccctgcacccgcgaaggggacctggacagagctccagacccctggctttgacctggcccagcgctggctgttgcggccatttagtgAGTAaaccagccagtggaagatctgtctttccctctctctctgttacactgcctttcaaatgtataaaataaatatttaaagaaaaaatccctTGGACTTTTCCAGGAAACCGTAACTTTCCTAAGACACACTCGGGTAAGTGCTTCAGAGGGTGCCCGTAGGTTCTCTTCGAGGTGTGGTTTCCCCACAGTGCCTGGTGACTTCCAGGTCACCCAGGGGCAAGACGGCTGCCGTCACGCCAAGCTGTATCCCaacagcctttcaaatatgaactttttaaaaaaaaatgtatttattccaaaggcagagtgacccagagacagagagatcctccatctgctggttcactccccaaatggccacaacggctggagctgggccaggctgaagccaggagcctggaaccccctccaggtctcccgtgtgggtgcaggggcccaagcacttgggtcgtcttctgctgctttcccagtcacattagcagggagctggatcggaagcagagcagccaggatttgaatgggtcttatatggcatgctggcgttgcaagtggcggcttaacctgctgtgccacaatgccagccccatggtgGGGTCGACTTTAACAAGCTAGAAATGCGATGAACTGTCAAATTATAAAGCTCCTTCCCGTGCTGGGACTGTCTCTAACATGTGTCTCTCCAGGCCCACAACTGGGCAAAAGCAGCAGTTTGTCTTCCTCCACACCTGTAGTTATAAATTCCCAACACTAGATGGCAGGACACCAGCAACACAGGGCCACCAGGGGCTTGGCCGCTGCTCCCCAGGACTGTGGCTATGCAGCTTCTGGTTTCACTCCATACTCCCAGggggaaggggccggtgctgtctTGCAGGGGACCAAATGTCTCACCGGAGTGACAACGTGGCCATGACCTGAAAACCCAAAGAGGCCCAGTGGCCCTGGCACTGAGATGCTAAGATCAGTATGGAGGCCCCACCTACCCCTAAGGGGCCCTAGGCAAGCAGGGGGAGGACTCCCAGGCCTGGGGAGCCCTGCTGGCTCCGGGAATCTTGAAGCCTCACCACCCATCATCACCCCTAGTGGGACCGTCTTGAGGTTCCTGATGTGGGCCTGTCCACCAGGCAGCCCCCACATTCGGGCCTCTAAGGGGAAGCAGGGGATGAGGTCCGGCCTGGAAGAGATACACAGGGTGCGGCCACCACGCTGGGGTTTCAGGCCAGCCTCTCTCCAAGCCAGAGACAATGCTATGACAGCCACAGGTGCATGCACGGGGGAGTGGGACATGCCAGCCCTTCCAGCCATTCCCCACGAGCCCCAGGGAGCCGCCAGGCGCCCAGGCCTTCAGGTCTCCGTGCACCGTGAGTCCCCCAGGACAGACAGAAGCAGCGGGAACCCGCCTGGTGCTCTGGGAGCagccgctgctttcctgggccctgGGGTGAGCTTACAATGACTGTGCCGTCGCCCGCTGACAGGCTGTAGTAACACAGTGGCTGGTGTTTGTGCAGCACTCACGATGTGTCAGGTGCCGTGCACACGGCCTGGACTTGCTTGGTTTGACTTTTGATTTCCCATCTTTATGACCACGCAGAAGTATATTTCCAGTTTTGAACTTTGAGCTTTCTCCAGACTAGCAACATGCCCCGTGACCGTCTCTCCCGCGGGAGGGCAGGGGCGGGAGCCACGGCTCCCAGGCAGCCCCGCCAGGGTGAGGGCGAGCAACTCACAGGCCGCCAGGTGCTGGCTGCCCCGCTAAGCAGGGTGCAGTGCGGGTTACGCGTGTCCACCGCATTTTCAGCGAACGACACATCCAGGCTGTAAGAGGCCCAGGGGCCACAACCTCACTGGAAGCCGGAGAGCATGCGCATTTGCTTCCATGCGTGCGCACAGGCACAAACACGCATGCTCAGAatcctgctgccctcccccacaTAAGGAGCTCAGAGCACACTGGCTATCAAGCCGCTCACACAGTGACCGGCGGCAAAGCCCGACCCGCGGCCAGGAAGGCTGGCTCCGGAGGCCCTGCCTGCATCACCATTTCCCAGAGCTGGACGCGTTCCGCTGGCTTCAAAGCTCCCAGATGCTGTGCTGGGTTAAGGGCTTCATTGGCACCTAAGGAACTTTCTAACAGGCTACTGCCCCGCTGCCCCAGGCCTGCTGAATCAGAACATGGGGCCGGGTGGTACTTCCCCAGAGCATGCCTGGCTGTCTAACACAGGCTGAGcaaccacagtgctgacccagaTCTGCCACTGGAAGCTAATCCTTTTGACAACGACCTCACACGTCTGCCCCTGCGAGCATGGGGCTTCCCAGCTCCCTCGGCCCACGCAGCATCATCCACCAGCCCCAAAACcacacaggttaatcctccacctgcagtgccagcatcccatatgggcgcaggttcaagtcccggctgttccagttccaatccagctctctgctattgcctgggaaagcagtggtggatgggccaagtccttgggtccctgcacccgtgtgggagacctggaagaagctcctggctttggatcagcacagctccagccgttgcagccatttggggagtgaaccagcagaaggaagacttttctgtctctcactctcactgtctgtaactctacctctcaaataaataaataaataatcttttatttaaaaaaaaaaaaaaagaacgtaaCAGAAGCCCACAAGCCcggctcccaggggctgcagctcGCCAGGCACCGCGTGACCCGGGTGCTGCCCTCTCAGGCCGTCTCTACTGCCTTCAGCCATTCCCTGCAGGACCACGCGTCACAGCTTCCCTTCACCGAGCGGAACAAACTCCTGAAAATCTCTCTGCTTTGAAAAGTGGGGCTCCCAGAAGTGGATACAAGACACTGGGAGAACAATTTACgttccttctctgggcctcagtctccacAAGTGTGAAATGGGAACACTACCCGTCCACCCACTAACAAGGCTGTGCAGAGACGTGCACAGAATGACAGCCGTCACGGCTCCGCCGAAACGCCGAGCACCCCGCGGGAGGCGGCCAGCACACCTGCCTCTCCCACCTTCTCCACTGCCATtgtgcacaccacacacatccaTAAAGCCCCAAATTCAAAGCCGACGACAGAATCCACGCCTCTgaccaggacccccccccccccgccccttgcTGGAATTCAAGACACCTGGGTTACAGCCACAACTGGTCCAGGACAGTCATTTCTGCGCGAGGCTCCGCCAGGGACTGGGAGAGCAGGCTTCCCCTCCAGAGGTCCAACAACCCTAACGGGGCCCCTCAGCAGGGCCAGCCCACGCGGAGCCTTACCAGTCCTTCTGCGACACATTCTGGTTGTAAATGTGCCCACTGATGTTTCTGTACGGTGGGCAGATGCATTTGCACCGGATATCTTCAGAACTCTGCAAGACAAGGGCCGTAGGGAACAGGCAGGGCCCCGCCTGGGGGCAGGCTCACGCCAGGCCCTGACTCCtgcgccccgccccagccccaggcccagcaagGACTGCTTCAGGTCCCCACGGCAGCAGCACTCACAGAGGGCTACCGGGGGTGGCCATTCCGTGTGTGGTGACGCTGGGGACAAGTGGCAGGACGGGCAGCAGCCCCCTGCCTGGGGCCCCACGTGGGGTGCACCTTTGTGCACTAGGCTAATTCCACCTCCAACCTCCTGGGCTAGGACCAGGGGGGAGGAAAGGCGGGGTTAACTTGGGAAAGTGGATACCTACACCCCAGGTCACCCGCCCCTACAGGACTGGGACCCCCACTTCACGGGGGTCCCGGTCACTAACAGAAAGCCCGAGTTGCACAGACTTTACTTGCAGGGCACGTGTGGATTTCCCCTAGAGGGGTGGCAGACGCCGCCACTGTCTTACCCCGGAGCAAGGGCAGGTGCGAGGAACCGGGGAAGGAACTTACgcacctgccctgcacctgcttgctgGAAGTCCGGCCCCTCCCGCCTCCCTCGGGCCTGCCGGCGGCGACACCCCGCAGAGGACAGCCCGGGGTGCGTGCTGAGGGGCGGGCGGGCTCGGCCCCCTCACCTTGTTGGCCTGAGCCGGGGGCGCCAGCAAGCAGACGACCACGGCCACCAAGGACAAGACCTTCATGCTTATCACACCTGCCTGCCAGGCCAGCGCGTCCCGGCGCCTGGAAAAGACACGGAGTCGGGGACAGGGGGCGGCCGCGGCACGGCCAGCTCGCGCGGCCCCTTAAACTCGCGCCGGGACCAGGGCTCGCGGCTGGGCGGTGGGCTGCGGTTCCAGGGCCTCCCGGCTCCCCACGGATCacgtgctgcagccggcagcGGGGGCGTCCAGGGCCCACGGCCTGGAGGGGCCCGCAGGTCCCCAGGCGAGGCCGGGCGGTGACCCTCGCCCCGCCGCACCTCCCCGCTCAGGCCCGCCGGGAACTTCGGGGGCAGAGTCTAAGCGGTCTGATCCGCCGGCGAAGGCCGGCGCCCACCGCTCCGAGGGCTCCAGCGCTCCCCAGTGCCCCCCACGACCcccgcgcccctcccccaacGCCGCGTCCACAAACCTGCACGCCCCGCCGCAGCTGCACAAGACCCAGCCGGCTCCGCCCCAAGCAGGACGGTATTGGTTGCTGCAGCAGCCACTCAGCCCAACCTCGCTGTCGCCTTAGCAACAGGACCCGCCTTAGCCTCAGCGCGGTGGCTCGCGCGCAAGGGAGGGGCGGGCATTTCTCAAACTCGATCCAACAAGAAAAGGGACCGTCAGCCTGGCCGAAGGGGAGCGCGGCGGGACCGGCCTCGGTGCGGCCAGCGGCCCTTCCCTGTACTGGAGAACTCCTGAGCGCCCCCCGCTGTTTCACACTTTGCAAGCCGAGACCCAGCCGCCGCTGCACGAATACAAAGAGAGCCAGAGGCTCGCTCCCGGAAATGTGCGGGGGCCCACGTTTGGGCCACAGACGGGTTTGTAGGCCCTGCGTCCACCCCCCGCCCGCCCGCATCCCTCAGCGGCAGGAAGCCAGGGTCGGCAGCGGCGGGGATTGGGCCAGGGGGCGCCCTGCCCCCGCCTGACAGGGTGCGCAAGTCCAGGCTGCGGGGTGCAGAGGGGTCCGGTGATGCTAACAGCCGGTTGTGAGCTTCTCAGGGGCTGTGCAGGAGACAACAGTGCCTGAGCCCAGGACGCCAGGCTCAGAGACCCAGCAGATGGGCTGCACCCAGGTGGGCTCAAGCCCGTCTCAGTGGAGGTGGACTGTGGTCCACCCTTGGGGCCTTTGTGGCCTCACCTCCTGACACAGGCCCCGACACCTGCTGGGTGCTTGAGAATCAGATTAAACCTGGTCGGGGAGGGGGCCAGAGGCACCTGGTGTGACGCCCCGCTCAGGGGCTCTGAGGGTCCAGGGCACGGGCCCCGGGACCCCCTTCCTGCTTGTGTGAGTTTGGGTAGCTGGTTTATCCTTTGGGGAGCCTTGGTCGTCACATCGGCGAGATGGGGGTCACACTGGAGGACTTCCAGTGTGCCTATGATGATTCCGTACATGCAAAGCACCCAGAACAACATCGGGCACGAACTGGGGGCTCCTTGCGGAAACTGGGGGTCAGAGGGGTGGCTTGGGGGGGCAGCTCGGGCTGAAGACACCCAGGGCTGAGTCCCCGTGTCCCCCGTGAAGCAGAAGCAAGACCCCCCAGTTTTCTCAGAGCAGTGTCATCCTGCATCTCAGGTCCCAGGCTGTGGCGTCAGATTATCTTTGGCTCCCCTCTCTCCTGTTGCCTCTGGGGGTCCCGGGGACAGCTGTCACAGCCCTGCCTgtgcccagccacagccagcactctgttttcaaatacacTCCTTCCCCTGGCTTCCCAGTCCCGACCTCTCTACCCCTCGTCCTGTGTGCAGCACAATCCCGGATGCAACCCTGCTTCAACTCCAGACCCCGCCACGGGACATCCGAGCCCTGGCCACCACTGCCGCCCTCCCCGCCCAGTCTcgtcacctgctgtccccacgCTGACCGCTTGCACCAGTCCTTGGTCGGATATTGTCACCCCTCAGACCTGCCGATCGGTACCCGTCATCCCTCTCAAGTCTGCCTTCAGAGAGATTCTCCCAAGTATCCCCACCTGCCCCAGTGCAGCTTGCCCCCACGGTCCCCCAGCGCCCAGGGAGTGAGAAGTCTGCACCTCTTCGTTCAGTTCAGTTTCCCAAGGCGAGCCGGGTGCCCCAGGGCTGTCCGAGGCCTTGCTTTCCAGAAGTGCAAAGGCATATAGCAGAGGCCCAGCCATGCACCCGGAATATAATTTAATGTAGGCGGTGCGGTGTCACAGAGGAGCCTCCCTCCcccataaatattttctgagcaTGATGGAGGTGCATCGGTGAACAAGACAGTCCATGTCCCTGCTCTTATAGAACCTGACGCGGATGGCAGGAAATCGACCAGTCCACAAGCTGGATTCAAGGTGGCAAGAGCTATGCCTGGGCGAGACAGCAGAGGCTCTCGGGGCAGCTGACCCAAGGGCCAGGGGAGCCCGGAGTGGTGGCGAGGTGGCTGTGAGGGTAGTGAGGGGTTGCTTGAGCTGGGCCAGTGTGGTAGACAGGACAGTCCCCCCTCTCCCCGCAAGGTGTccagcgcataacaaatcttcccaggcagacgaatcaattaattcacaagcttttattgggattccactccccggtgaggttccccggtcccaactgagtgggggggggggggcagggaagtcTCATgtcagaggctgggagggcttcttttatagatacagggcgtgggggttaaaggttgggGCAgctctgatcctcattggttgacctttaggcatccgctgggaccttgacaaggacttttcttccctggaagtacaggtagggactctccattcccggaagtgtaggccttccctccttgcggctCACAAAGCTACCATCCCCAGAGATCCATGTTCGAGGCCCTGGAACCCGCGGAGTGTGTTGTCTTACATAGCGGAAGATTCTCGGATGTGATTAAATGCAGGCCCTTGGAATGGGGGGGATTGTCTTGCATCATCTAGGGGGTCCCAGTATAATCAGATGGGGGCCTTCTCTGGCTGGGCTCGGAGAAAGAGCTGTTGCCATGGACACAGCGTCAGAGAGATGCTTCCTGGCTAACCTTGAGGGCACAGGCAGGGGGACCGGCCCAGGAACCTGGGAGCCTCCAGCAGCTGGTGGGGCAAGGGCCtgggtccccccaccccagagcttCTGAACAGAGCACAGCCTGCGGTCACCTTGACACCCGCGTCAGCCTTCAGAGCCACGGTGCTGTAAGAGAATACAGTGTTTGAGTCACtaaggttgtggccatttgttccAGCAGCCACAGAGGGGTGGGCAAGATTTGGGCTAGAATTCAGGGCGCTGATGAGGAAGGCATtcgaggggagagagagacagccctGGGAAGATACAAGGAAATGCgtgtggggagaacagacagctCTGCTTGGCTGGAACCCAGGGTGAGCGATTGGGAAGAAGCAGGAGGACAAGCCGGGGCCGACCCTGGTGACATCACGGTCGAACGTGAGCCAGGGAATGAGCCAGGGCCCCCGGCGTGGGGCTCACAGATGGGACAGGGGCCAGGCAACCGCGGGAATGTGCCCTCTGCAGCCCAGGGGGCCGAATGAGGCCCTTTCTGCTGGCACCTCTGTTCTTTCCTGGCAGGGTCATCAGTCTTCATTCTGTCCGCCTGCTGTCTAGTTCCAAGGTTAAGGTTGTGGGTCTGAGACCAACTTGTGCCCATGGCTCCCCTCTCTTGGGCCTGCTTTCACCCCACAAACCCTAACAGCAGTTTGGCCATATGAGGCCAGGACTTGGCATCCGTGCCAGGGCTGGACGTTGGTCATCATCCCCAAACGGAGCCTGCTCTCCGGGCACCGACCCTGTGCCCCTGCCCTGTCCTCGAGGCCCCAGCAGAGCTTATCTGCCCGGTGTGTCGTAGCCTCAGGCACCTCGGAGAGGCTTCGCGTCTGAATTCCTGCATCAGCTGCCATGCCTTAGCTTGTCCAGCCTCATCAGAGCCAGAAGCCCCATTGACAGCACTCGACACTTGTAACACTCTCAAGGGCAGTACCTTGGCACCCAGAGGAGCCCTTGACCCACCTCGTAGAGGAGGGTGCTGCTGTGCGCACAGGTGCGTGGGGGAGGGCTCTGTCCTCAGATACCCTGAGCATGGGAAGTGTTCACGGCAGGATTTCCCAGGCAGCGGGGACCGGGCCACTGGGCTGCgggctgcggtgccggccacacagcgccgtcccctcGTGGCCTGCAGAGTCACCGCTTTTCTGTCCTTGCCTTTTCGCAGCCACTGCTCTCCCACCCGCAACGGGCCGAGCAACACTTAGCCAAAGAAGGGTCCTATTTTTATTGGACGGAACTTGGAGTAAAAGTTTAATACCTTCCATCTAAAGTTTAACAAATGACATAAAATCTGCCCAGCCTcggatatgtgtgtatatatacatatatgaatgaATGCATCAAAATATTTGTGGGAAGTGGAATTAGGAGTCAGGCTTAGTCATGCAAAAGCTATGtaatccatgcataccaggggCCTCCACAtttatgttcatggaaaatgcgtagcatggaaaaactatgcatgggtttcagccattttttgcaccaaaagaaacttagcTTTAAGTTGTTTGTACATGAGTCTACAGGTACAGACTTCTGTAGCACACACGTTTAAATTTAAATACTGGGCccaggggccggctccgtggtgcagtaggttaatcctccgcctgtggtgccagcaaaccatatggacactggttctagtcccggctgcccctcttccagtccagctctctgct is a genomic window containing:
- the TMEM9 gene encoding proton-transporting V-type ATPase complex assembly regulator TMEM9 isoform X2, whose product is MKVLSLVAVVVCLLAPPAQANKSSEDIRCKCICPPYRNISGHIYNQNVSQKDCNCLHVVEPMPVPGHDVEAYCLLCECKYEERSTTTIKHQKVTRERGRAAIGLSSGGLWPRAGLPCCPALPAPGSHAPCPGCRLPCILHTGHHRHLPVRGGSPAALHGLPDAGGPSDPKAGRVH